The following nucleotide sequence is from Deinococcus radiopugnans ATCC 19172.
CAGGAAGACGTTGTACACGTCCGGGTGCGCCTTCTCGATCTCGTCCAAGAGCAAGACCGCGTGCGGGTTCTTCGCCACCGCGTCGGTCAGCAGGCCACCCTGATCGAAACCCACGTAGCCGGGTGGGGCGCCGATCAGCCGCGCCACCGTGTGCGCCTCCTGGTACTCGGACATGTCGAAGCGGGCGAGGTGGATGCCCAGGCGATCTGCCAGCGCGCGGGCCAGCTCGGTCTTGCCCACGCCCGTCGGCCCGGCGAACAGGAACGCCCCCTGCGGTTTCTGCGCGTCGCGCAGGCCCGCGCGGGCCAGTTTGACGGCGCTGGCGACGGCTTCCACCGCCGCGTCCTGCCCGTAGACCCGACCCATCAGATCCGTTTCCAGCGTGGCGAGGGACTGAACCTCCTCCGCCTTCACTGCGCCCACAGGGACGCGGGCCATACGGGCCACCGTGGCCTCGATGTCGGCCACGTCGATCTGGCCGCCTGTTCCAGCGCTGCTGCGGGCCGCCCCAGCCTCATCGATCACGTCGATGGCCTTGTCGGGCAGGAAGCGGTCTCGCAGGTGGCGCACGCTCAGGCGCACGGCGGCGTCCAGCGCGTCGGGGGTGTACGTCACGCCGTGGTGCGTGGCGTACCTGGGGGCCAGGCCGCGCAGAATTTCCAGCGCATCCGCATCGGACGGTTCGGCCACCTCCACGGTCTGGAAGCGCCGCCACAGCGCCCGGTCTTTTTCCAGGTGGCGCAGCTCGGCGGGGGTGGTGGCCCCCATCACGCGCAGTTTGCCGCGTGCCAGCGCGGGTTTCAGGAGGTTGGCGGCGTCCACGTTGCCGCCTTCCGTGGCCCCGGCCCCCACCAGCGTGTGCAGCTCGTCGATAAAGAGCACGCTGTTTATGCCGTCCAGGGCGGCCAGCACCGCTTTCAATCGTTGCTCGAAATCGCCCCGGTAGCGTGTTCCCGCCAGCAACGCGCCCAAGTCCAGCGCATAGACCGATGCGCCTTTCAGGAATCCGGGGGCTTTTCCGTCCGCCACGCGCTGCGCCAGCCCCTCGGCCAGCGCCGTCTTGCCCACCCCCGGCTCGCCCACCAGCACGGGGTTGTTCTTGCCGCGCCGCGCCAGGATGTGCACCGCACGCGTCAATTCGGCGTCGCGCCCGATCACCGGGTCAAAGTCCCCGGCTCTGGCGGCGGCGGTCAGGTCTTGCGTGTAGGCCTCCAGCGGGTCTTGCTCAGCCTCGGCTTGCGGCGCACCTTCCTCGATGCCCGCCACGCGGCGCTCGCGGCTGCGGCCCTCCACCTTCGCCGTGCCGTGGGAGACGTAGGCCAGCATGTCCAGCCGGGTCACGCCCTGGGCTTCCAGCGCGGCGCGGGCCGGGGAGTCGGCCTCCTCCAGCAGTTCCACCAGCACGCGCGCCCCGTCGGCGTCCTCGCCCCCCTTGCCGCTGGCGTGCAGTTGCAGCACCGCGCCCTGCACGACGCGGTGAACGCCCAGCGTGAAGTCCGGCTCGGCGTCCTCCACGACTTCCAGCCCATCCAGTTGCATCTCCAGCTCGTCGCGCAGGCGCTCGACATCCGCGCCCACGGCCAGCAGCGCCTCACGGCCCTCGGGGTCATGCGTCAGCGCCAGCAGCAGATGCTCCAGGGTCACGTATTCATGCCCGGCTTCCCGCGCGTAGTCGGCGGCGCGGGCGATGGTCACTTGCAGGTGATCGCCGATCATTTGCGCCCCTGGCGGGCCGGTCTAAGGGTCAAAAGGCCTGAAGGTCTAAGGGGGGTGCCCTTACACCTCTGGTGGTCAGTTTTCATTCTGCTGCCTCCGGCTCGGCCACCACGCGCAGCGGATGGCCCTCCTGACGGGCGTGGGCAGTCACCTGGGCCACCTTGGTCTCGGCCACGTCGCGGGTGTAGACCCCGGCGACGCCCTGGCCCTTGTGATGCACCGCCAGCATGATGGTCTCGGCCTCCTGCTCGGCTTTGCGGAAGTACCGGGACAGCACCATCACCACAAAATCCATCGGCGTGTAATCGTCGTTGAGCAGCAGCACCCGGTACAGCCTGGGGCGCTGAGTCGTGGTGCGTTCGAGGGTCTGGGTGCGGCCTTGTTCGTCACGGCCACCGTCACGGCGCGTCATGCGGCGAGTGTAGCGGGCGCGGCGCTCAGGCGGCGGGGCAGAGGTTACGGTGGCCCCCACCCGGGCACGCCCTTCACGCGGGGCCGTTACGCCATTTCGCCTACTGGCCCCAGAAAATCCGTTTCCGGCGTATTCTGGACGGACTTATGACCCCAACCTTGCCGGACGCCTCCGTTCACGTCCGTGACCTGAAAAAACAGTACGCCGTCCACGAGAAGGAGCCGGGCTTCATGGGCAGCCTCCGCAGCTTCGTGAGCCGCAAAACCAAGTATGTGGAGGCCGTCAAGGGGGTGTCCTTCGATCTCGCGCCGGGTGAGGTAGTAGGTTTTCTGGGGCCGAACGGGGCGGGCAAGACCACCACCCTCAAGATGCTCTCGGGGCTGCTGCATCCGTCCGGCGGCGAGGCGCGGATCGCCGGCTTCGAGCCGCGCAAACGCGAGACGGCGTTTCTCAAGCAGATCACATTGGTGATGGGCCAGAAACAGCAGTTGATCTGGGATTTGCCCGCGCTGGACAGCTTTCTGGTCAATCAGGCCATCTACGAGATTCCCGACGATCAGTACCGCGCCACCATGCGCGAGTTCACCGAGGTGCTGTCGCTGGACGGCATCCTCAAGAAGCAGGTTCGCAAGCTGAGCCTGGGCGAGCGCATGAAGTGCGAACTGGCCGCCGCCCTGCTGCACCGCCCCCGCGTGCTGTTTCTGGACGAGCCGACGATTGGCCTGGACGTGAACATGCAGGAGTCGGTGCGCGCTTTTATCCGCGACTACAACGAGCGTTACGGGGCCACCGTGATCCTGACCAGCCACTACATGGCCGACGTGACGGCGCTGGCCCAGCGCATTCTGGTGATCGACAGCGGCCAGCTGGTCTTCGACGGCGATCTGGCCCGGCTGGCCGAGCAGGGCAAGGGTGGCGGCAAGACCGTGAAGCTCAAGCTGCGCGAGGCCGTCAGCGCCGCACAACTCGCCCCCTACGGAGGTGACGTGAAGGTGGACGGCCTGAGCGTGGAGATGACCGTGCCCCGCGCCGAGGTCAGCGTGCGGGCCTCCAGACTGCTGGCCGATCTGGACGTGGCGGATCTGACCGTGGAAGACCCGCCCATCGAGGCGGTGATGGCGGAACTGTTCGGGGCGGCGGAGAAAGTGGACGTCAAGGAGGCGGTGGTCAGCCGATGAGCATGCTCCGCAAAACCCGCGTCCTCTTTGCCACCCGCTTTGCGGAAATGGCCGAATACCGCGCCGAGGTCATCATCTGGATGCTGTCGGGCACCATCTCGCTGGTGATGATGCTGGTGTGGATGGCGCAGGCGGCGTCCGCTCCCGGCGGCCAGATCAACGGCTACGACGGCTCCGAGTTCGCCACCTACTTCCTGAGCGTGTGGCTGGTGGGGCAGCTGCTGGTGGTGTGGGTGGGCTGGGAACTGGATTTCATGATCCGGCAGGGCACGCTGTCGCCCAAGCTGCTGCGGCCGATGGATCCCATGTGGGTGGAGTACGCCGCCCACGTTGCCGAGCGCTTCGTCCGCATCGGGCCGATGCTGGTGCTGCTGGCGATCTTCGCCTTCCTGTCGGGCGCGTCGTTTACTCGCGAGTGGTGGGCCTATCCCGTCACGCTGGGCCTGTGCATTCTGGGCTTCACCGTCCGCTTCCTGTACGAGTACGCGCTGGGCCTGCTGGCGTTCTGGACGGAAAGCAGCACCGCCTTTTCCGAGGTGGCGTGGCTGCTGTACGCCGCGCTGGGCGGCCTGTTCGCCCCGCTGACCTTCTACCCGCAGTGGGTGCAGAACATCGCGGTCTGGACGCCGTTTCCCTACATGCTGGGCCTGCCGGCGCAACTGCTGGCGGGCAAGGCCACGCTGGCGCAGGCGGGCCACGGCGCCCTGATCCTGTTCGGCTGGGTGGTCTTGTTCTGGTTCGTGCGGCTGGCGATCTGGCGTCTGGGCCTGAAGAAGTACGGGGCGGTGGGGGCGTGAGGGCTGGGGACGCGGTTCGCAGGACGCAGGACGCGGTCAACGCCTGGTCTTTTCCCGCGCACCGCGCACCGCATCCCGCGTACACCCCGAGCCAGAGGCGCAAATGACCCGTTACCTGCGCTTGATCCGCATCTTCACCGGGGCCACCATCTCGGCGCAGCTGGAGTACCGGGCCAATTTCATCGGCGCCGTCCTGAGCAGTCTGGGACAGGTGGGCGTGGCGCTGCTGGCGATTGGCGTGCTGTTCGGGCAGGGCAGCGACACGGTGGGCGGCTGGACGTTCCGTGAGGCGCTGCTGGTCACGGGCTTTTTCATCCTGACCGAGGGGTTTATCGCCGTGTTTATCCAGCCCAGCATGAGCCGCATTGCCGACGCCATCCGCACCGGCAGCATGGATTTCACGCTGCTCAAGCCGGTGGACGCGCAGTTCAGCGTCAGCACGCGTTACCTGAACGTGCTGCGCGTGCCCGACATTCTGATTGGCCTGGGCCTGATCGTGTACGCGGCCTCGGCGCTGACCACCACACTGGGCGGGGTGCTGATTGCCGCCGTGCTGTACGCCTCGGCGCTGACCATCGTGTACTGCATCTGGCTGGCGCTGTCCACCACGGCGTTCTGGTTCGTCAAGACGCAGAACGTGGCCGAACTGTTCAACGGCATCTTCGGCGCGGGGCGCTTTCCGGTCACGGCCTTTCCGCTGCCCGTGCGTTTCGCGCTGACCTTTATCGTCCCGATTGCCCTGATCACCACCGTACCCGCGCAGGCCATGACCGGGCGGCTGTCGCCCGCGCTGGCGATGGCCTCGCCGCTGGTGGCCGCCGGGCTGTTCGCCGTGACCCGCCTGTTCTGGCTGCGGGCGGTGGGCAGCTACACCAGCGCCAGCAGCTGATGGTGGGGGAGAGGCTGGAACGGCTCAGGGCTGCGCTGTTGCCAGAGGGCTTTGAACTGCGGCAGGGGGCAGACCTGTCCAGCCTTGCCGCGCTGGACGCCTCCTTGCAGGCCCAGGACATCGTTCTGGACACCGAGGCCCTGCGCCGCGTCGCCTGGGCCGCGCTCGGACAACCCAGGCCCCGAGGCATCGGCCTTACGCCCGACGCCCGCGCCCGTCTGTCCCACCTGACTGACCTGCGTGACGTGTTCTCGCCCGCCGACGCCCAGCGGGTGGGCCGCGAATTCGCGGGCGAGCGGTGGCTGGCCCCCGACTTGCTGGCCGCGCGTCCGTGGCTGGATTCGCGCACGCCTCCAAAAGAAGTTGTGAGCGCTGTGATGGATTCGCAGTGGTCTGGACTGGTGGCGCTGCTGGGCGAGCATGGCCCATGGGTCTATGCGGCGAATGTGGCGGATTTGCAGGGTCTGGGCCGGCGGTACGGCGAACTGGTCAGGGCCGCCGCCCTCGCGCCCGAACATGAGGCGCTGGACGCGGCTTTCAGCCAGCCTGAGTTTCCCTCTCTGCTGGCGCGGCTGGAAGCCACGGATTACCGCCAGCCCTCCGGCGTGAAAGCTGACCTGATCGAACTGGAAAGGGCCTTCTGGAACGCGGCGCGGGCGCAGGCCCAGCAGGACTGGGAGGGCTGGCAGGCCCGGCGGGGCGGGTAGACTGTGCCGCATGACGAACCGACTTGCCGTCCGGCGGGGCGTTCGCCCCCGCGCGCTGTCTCTGGCCCTGTTGCTGGGCGCTGGTCTGGCGCTGGCCCAGTATTCACCGTCCGCGACGTTCGATCTGGGCGTGGGCTTCGGGCAGACGGCGCTGAGCAGTTCCATTTTGCAGGGCACCCTGGAACTGTCTGGCAAGTCGGGCAAGAGCGCCCCGTCCGCCTACACCCCCGATCCGCGGCTGGCCGTGAGGTTCAGTGAGGGACGCCTGGGCCTGTTCCGTCAAAGGCTGGCCGATCAGGCCATGAAAGGCAAATCCGCGCAGGAGAAGCAAGCCTTTGTCGCTTTCCTGAAGGACAACGATCTGGCGAACGGCCTGTGGGTTTTCAATGCCTTCGACAAGCGCAGTCCGGGCCTGCCGGAACTGGTGGCCACCTATCTAGGTGGGATGTGGAAACAGGTGTCGGGCACGAGTCCTGATCCAACCAAGCTGGACGCCCTGCGAGAACAGTTGCAGCGCTCCATGCTTCAGCCCGCCCAGTTCTCGAAGATTAACGTCATGTCCGCCGAGGAGCGTCTGGACTGGATGTTCAGCCTGTCCTATGACCACGACGCGCTGGCGCAGGACGGCCTGTTCAACGACGATCCGGCCAGCCGCAAGAAACGCGCACAGCTGGCCCTGGCGTCGGCGAAAGCGAACGGCTTCGATCTGAGCAAACTCGATCTGAAATAATCAGACCTCCGATGGAATCGTTTGTAAAACGATGGAAATCCGAGCGGACGCGAGAAGGAGCAGAACGGGTTCCGGGCGTGAAGTTGACAAACCGCTGCTGTCCCGGTTTGTTAACGAAACAGACGGAATCCGTATAAGCCTCAGCCCTGCCCACGCTGCCGCGCGTAATCCCGGCGAACCATCGCGTTGCCGCGCATCATGCCGAAGCGTTCGTAGAACGGCACCAGTTCGTCGTCGCAGGCGGTGTCGATCATGTACAGGCCGTCCAGTTGGACGAACAGGCTCTCCATCAAACGTGACGCGATGCCCTGGCCGCGCCACCCGGCCCAAACCTCCAGCAGCGGAATGTACGCGCACAGCACGCCGTCGCTGATGGCGTGGACGAAGCCGATCACCTGGCCGTCGTCTACCGCCAGCGCCATCCGGTAGGAGCCAGCGAGAATCCGGTGCAATGTCTGCGGTGTCGGCGGGTTGGGCCAGCCCTCGAAAAAGCCGTTCAGGGCAGCGGGCGTAATCCCTTCCAGGTTGGTTTGAAGCTGCATCCTCCCAGCCTGAAGCATGATCCAAGCCTAAGCATCGGCCATCTGGCGCACTTCACGTCGCCGCCCTACATTGGCCGCATGCCCGACACCACGCCCAAACTGTTCCAACCGCTCAAACTTCAGGGGCTGACCCTGCCCAACCGGATCGTCGTGTCGCCGATGTGCATGTACAGCGCCCACAACGGGCTGGCCAACGATTTTCACCTCGTCCATCTGGGCCAGTTCGCGCTGGCCGCGCCGGGCCTGATCTTCACCGAGGCCGCCGCCGTCTCGCCCGAGGGGCGCATCAGCCCCGAGGATCTGGGCCTGTGGGCCGACGAGCAGATCATCCCGCTGGGGCGCATTACCGACTTCATCCACGCGCAGGGCGGGCGAGTCGGCATTCAGCTGGCGCATGCCGGGCGCAAGGCCAGCACCTACGCCCCATGGCGTGGCAAGGGCGCGGTGGCGCACGAGTACGGCGGATGGGGCGTGATCGGGCCGGATACGCAGGCGTTCGCGCCGGTCTTTCACACCCCCAACGCCATGACCGCCGACGACATCGGGCGCGTCACGCAGGATTTCGTGGCGGCTGCCCAGCGGGCGGAGATTGCCGGCTTCGACGTCGTCGAGATTCATGCCGCCCACGGCTACCTGCTGCACCAGTTCATGTCGCCGCTGTCGAACTCGCGCACCGACGACTACGGCGGCTCCTTCGAGAACCGTACCCGCTTTCTCATGGACGTGGTGCGGGCCGTGCGCGGCGGCTGGCCCATGCACAAGCCGCTGTTCGTGCGGGTGAGCGCCACCGATTGGGCCGGGAGCGGCTGGGATCTGGAGCAAACGGTCAGGCTTGCGGGCCTGCTGGAGCGCGAGGGCGTGGATGTGCTGGACGTCAGCAGTGGCGGCCTGACCACCGAGCAGCAGATCACCCCCGCCCCCGGCTATCAGGTGCCGTTCGCCACCGCGGTCAAGGACGCCGTACGCGATCTGGACGTCATGGCGGTGGGCATGATCGAGAGCCCGCAGCAGGCCGAGGACATCTTGCAAAAGGGTCAGGCGGACCTGATCGCGCTGGGCCGCCCGTTCCTGGGCGATCCGCACTGGGCCTGGCACGCCGCGCAGCAGCTGGGCGTGACACCGGATGTGGCCGCGCAATACCAGCGGGGCAACCGGCTGGACTAAACCTGCCGCTCTGTTCCGATCAGCGTGTGCTCGCTTTTTAAGCTGAAGAACCGTTCTCCGTTGTTCAGGCTTGCGGTTCAAGTCGAGGCCCGTGGGCCTGTTCAGCCGTAGACCGGCAGCTCGTCGGTAAAGCGTCCGTCCAGCAGGTGCAGCACGCGGTCCGCGTACCCGGCCAGCCGGTCATCGTGCGTGACCAGCAGCACCCCCGCCCCTTCCTCGCGGGCCAGCGCCACCAGCAGCGCCGCGACGGTGGTGGCATTGGCGCGGTCCAGGCTGCCGGTGGGTTCGTCGGCCAGCACCACCGCCGGCCCCGAGGCGAGGGCGCGGGCCACGGCCACCCGCTGCCGCTCGCCGCCGCTCAGGACACCTGGAAAGGCGGCCTCGCGTCCAGCCAGGCCCACGCGGGCCAGCAGGGCGTGGGCGCGTGCCGGGTCCCGCTGTCCGGCCAGCCGCATGGGGATCAGCACGTTGTCCAGCACGCTCAGGTCTTCCAGCAGGTAATGGTGCTGAAAGACCAGCCCCACCCGCCCGGCCCGCCGCACCGCCCGCGCCTGGGTGTCCAGCGTGTCGGCCCGCTCTCCGGCCCACCACACCTCGCCCGCGTCCGGCACGTCCAGGCCGCCCAGCAGGTGCAGCAGCGTGCTTTTGCCGCTGCCCGACGGCCCGGTGACCGCCACCACCTCGCCCGGCTGGACCTGCAGGGATACGCCGTGCAGGACCGTCAGGGCGCCAAAGCTGTGGCGCAGGTCCAGGGCTTCCAGGGCGGGGGGAGAGGCAGGCGTCACGCGGCGCATCTTACCCTGCGCGTCTGCGCCCAGCGGGGGAGACCCTTCGCCGTTTCTTGTAATGAAATCCACTTTCCGGTCTTGTCGCACCTTCCCGCGCTATTCTGTATCCGATGCACCGTGTGTCCGAGCTGAAACAAAATCCGCTGTTCCTCAACGTGCCCGAGGACGCGCTGCGCGAGGCGGCTCGTGTGGTCACCCGGCGGCAGTTCGGCGTGGGCGACGTGGTTCTGGAACAGCAGACGGCGGGCGAGGCGCTGCACCTGCTGGTGTCGGGCGCGGTGCGCGTCAGCCGGGTGGGGCCGGGCAGCCACGGGCGCGTGATGGGCGACGTGTACGCTCCTGGCGTGATCGGCGAAACGGCGGTGCTGGGCGGCGGTGAGCGCAGCGCCACGGTGGTCGCCCTGACCGACGTGACCACCCTGATGCTGTACCGCAGCCATTTCAAGCAGTTGCTGGTGCGCCACCCACAGGTGTTGTGGAACCTCAGCGCGATGCTGGTGGCCCGCGTCACCGCCCTGAACGACGAGCTGATCGCCTTTGGCCTGAACACCGAGGCGGCCCTGAGCCATGTCTTCAGCGGCCAGTACCGCCAGCGCGTGGCGGCGGGCGTGCCGGACCCCGCCACGCTGCCGCTGAGCATCACTGACATCATGCTGCGCGTCTCGGCCAGCCGCGAGACGGTGGTGCGCGTGCTGCGCAAGCTCGAACGCCAGCATTTTCTGACGATGACGGCCCACAACATCACCCTGCTGGACCCGCAGGGCATCGAGGAGGTCATCCTCGACGAACTCAACGCGCTGGACTGACCCCGGAACAGTCCACGTCAGGCGCTATCCTGCCCGCATGCGACTGGTCAGAATGATGTGGAACGGCGAGGCCCACTGGGGCGAGGTAGATGGAGAAGCGGTGCAGTTCACGCGGGGCATGGGCGGCCCGCGTACCGGCGACTCGGCCCCTCTCGACGAGGCCGCCCTGTTGCCGCCCGCCGAGCCCAGCAAGATCGTCTGCGTGGGCCGCAATTACCTGGATCATATCCGCGAGCTGGGCAACGACAAGGGGGACCTGCCCACCGAACCGGGCATCTTCTTAAAAGGCCCCAACGCGCTGGCCGAGCCGGGCGGCACGGTGGATGCCCCCGAGTGGAGCGACAACTTTCACTTCGAGGGCGAACTGGCGCTGGTGATCGGCACGCGGGCGCGGCACCTGACGCCGGAGAATGCCCTGGCCGCCGTCGCGGGCTACACCTGCGGGCTGGACCTGACCGCCCGTGACCGCCAGAAAACAGACCTGCAGTGGTTCCGGGCCAAGGCCGCTGACCGCTTCTGCCCGCTGGGGCCGTGGCTGGAGACGGACTTTGATCCCTCGGACGTGCGCGTGCAAACCCGCGTGAACGGGGAGACGAAACAGGACAGCCGCACCAGCCTGATGATTTTCGATGTGCCCGCCATTCTGGCCTACGTGACCCGTTTCGTGACCCTGGAGCCGGGCGACGTGGTGCTGACCGGCACGCCCGAGGGTGTCGGCCCCGTCAAGGCGGGGGACACGGTGGAAGTCGATGTGGAGGGTATTGGGGTGCTGGTCACGCGCATCGGGTGAGCGCAGGGTGAGCCAATCCTTTGCCGCTGGCCGCGCCGAACATGCCAGACTTGACCGATCATGCTGAAATTGAGGTGGCTTCTCGGCGTTCTGCTAACGGGTGCGCTGTCGCAGGGGACGGCGGCGGCCGTGCTGAGCTGCACGGCAGACCCGTCTTCCAGCGTGGAACGCGTGCTGCGCGGGGTGGTGGGCGGCGAGCCGGTGCCCGCTGGTTTCAGCGTGACCTACACGGAGTCGCAGCCCCCGCACGCCAGCCTGAGCCTGAGCATTCACGCCGACGGCACGGTAGCGCAGCAGGCGGTGGGCGAGCCGGTGGGCCAGCCCCGAGCCGTCACGCCCTGGGAATGGCGCAAGCTGGCCGCCCTGATCGTGGTCAGGAAGCTGTGGCAGCAGCAGACCCCGGAACGCGCGCCCGGCAACGACGAGGGCCGCGCCACCCTGACCCTGCGCTGCGGCGATCAGAGCAGCGAAGTGTGGGAGTGGCAGGGCGATCTGGTGAAGAACCGGCGGCTGATCCAGGTGCGCGAGGCCATGAAAAAAGCCGCCTGGACTCCATAGCGAGCCAGCCCTCTCTCGGGGGTGGACGGCGCGGGATAGACTGGCCGCCATGATTGGAAAAACGTACACGACGATGCTCGGCGAGCGCGAGCTGAGCATCGAGACCGGCAAACTCGCCAAGCTGGTCAGCGGCAGCGTCACCCTGCGTTACGGCGACACCATGCTGCTGGTCACCGCCCAGGCCCGCGACGACAAGAGCACGCTGGACTTCCTGCCGCTGACCGTGGAATTCGAGGAACGCCACTACGCCGTGGGCAAGATTCCCGGCTCGTTCCACCGCCGCGAGGGCCGCCCCGGCGAGAAGGCCATCCTGGGCGCGCGCATCACCGACCGCCAGATTCGCCCCCTCTTCCCCAAGGGCTACCGCCACGAGACCCAGGTGATCATCACCGTGATCAGCGCCGACGGCCAGAACGCGCCGGACGTGCTGGGGCCGGTGGGCGCCTCGGCGGCCCTGTCCCTGAGCGACATTCCCTGGGCCGGCCCCACCGCCTGCGTGCGCGTGGGTCAGGTCGACGGCCAGTACGTCATCAACCCCACCGCCGAGCAACTGACCCGCAGCCCCATGGATCTGGTGGTGGCCGGCACCAGGGACGCCGTGATGATGGTGGAGGCGGGCGCGCAGAACGCCTCTGAGGACGATCTGGTGGGGGCCATCGAGTTTGCCCACGCCGAGATGCAGGGCGTGATCTCGCTGATCGAGACCATGCGCGAGGAAATGGGCCAGGAGAAGTTCAACTTCCTGGAGGAAACCGATCTGACCACCGATCTGGTGCCGGAGCTGACCGAGAAGGCCAAGGCGGGCGGCCTGAAAGATGCGCTGCTGACGGTCAAGAAGAAAGACCGCAGCGCCCGCACCAAGGCCCTGCGCGACGGGATCATCGCGGGCTACGAGCCAGACCCCGACGCCGACGGCGCCAAGGAGCGCATCACCGCCCTGAAGAACGCCTTCAACAAGGTGGAAAAACAGGAGCTGCGCCGCCTGATTCTGGAAGACGACCTGCGCGCCGACGGCCGCGATTCCAAGACCGTTCGCCCCATCTGGATCGAGGCGCGGCCCCTGCCCCGCGCGCACGGCAGCGCCATCTTCACGCGCGGCGAGACGCAGGTGCTGGGCGTGACCACCCTGGGCACCGAGCGCGACGAGATCCTGGTGGATGACCTGAGCGCCGAGGACAACGACAAGTTCCTGCTGCACTACAACTTCCCGCCGTACAGCACTGGCGAGGTCAAGCGCATGGGCGGCCAGTCGCGCCGCGAGATCGGGCACGGCAACCTCGCCAAGCGGGCCATCCGCGCGGTGCTGCCTTCCTTCGAGGAGTTCCCCTACGTGATCCGCATTGTGGGCGAGGTGCTGGAATCCAACGGCTCCTCCTCGATGGCGACCGTGTGCGCCGGCACGCTGTCGCTGATGGACGCGGGCGTGCCGATCAAGGCGCCGGTGGCGGGTGTGGCGATGGGCCTGGTGATGGAGGGCGACAAGTACCGCGTCCTGACCGACATCCTGGGCCTGGAAGATGCGCTGGGCGATATGGATTTCAAGGTCTGCGGCACGGCTGAGGGCGTGACCGCCCTGCAGATGGACATCAAGGTGGGGGGCATCACCCCGCAGATCATGCGCGAGGCGTTGGCGCAGGCCCGCGACGGCCGCCTGCACATTCTGGGCAAGATGGCCGAGGTGCTGGCCGCGCCGCGCCCGGAACTGTCGCCCACCGCGCCGCGCATCATTTCCCTGAAGATCAACCCCGAGCTGATCGGCAAGGTGATCGGCCCCGGCGGGAAGCAGATCCGCGAGCTGGAGGCGATGGGCGCGCAGATCACGGTGGAGGAGGACGGCACCGTGCGTGTGTTCAGCGCCGAGTCGGCGTCGGCGGAAGCCGTGCGCGACCGCATTATGAGCATCACCCGCGAGGCCAAGGCGGGCGAGGAATTCGACGGCACGGTGGTCAAGACCACGCCGTTCGGGGCGTTTATCAACCTGTACCCCGGCCAGGACGGCATGCTGCACATCTCGCAGATGTCCGAGGAGCGCGTGAACGCCGTGGAAGACGTGATGAACGTGGGCGACAAGCTGCGCGTCAAGATCGTGGCCGTGGATGACCGGGGCAAGATCGACCTGATCCGCCCCGAACTGGAAGGCAAGATCGCCCCGCGTGAGGCGCGTCCGCCGCGTTCGGGTGGCGGGGACCGGGGAGGACGGCCCCCCAGGCGCGACTGAGGGCGGTCCTTAACCCTTCCAGCAACAAACCACCCCCTCTCCTGTCAGTGGAGAGGGGGTGGTTTGTTGCTGCGGCCCGCTCAGCGGCTGGCGATCTTCGTCCGCTTCTCCAGCTGATCGGTGAACAGCGTCAGCACGGTGGTCAAGGCCAGGTACACCACGGCCACGGTGGTCAGCACGGGAATGGGCTGGAAGCTCTCGGAGCTGACCCGCGATCCGGCCAGTGTCAGCTCCAGCAGGGCGATGCTGGACGCCAGCGAGGAATCCTTGAGCAGCGCCACGATGTTGTTGACCAGGGGCGGCACCACGATCCGCAGGGCCTGGGGCAACACCACGGTCGTCATGGTCTGACCGCCGCTCAGGCCCAGGCTGCGGGCCGCCTCGCCCTGACCGCGTGGAATCGCCAGAATCCCGGCGCGTATGACCTCGGCGTTGTACGCGCCCACGTTCAGCGACAGGGCGATCACCGCAGACCAGAATTCATCGAGTTGCAGGTTGATGCCGATGG
It contains:
- a CDS encoding NADH:flavin oxidoreductase/NADH oxidase; the protein is MPDTTPKLFQPLKLQGLTLPNRIVVSPMCMYSAHNGLANDFHLVHLGQFALAAPGLIFTEAAAVSPEGRISPEDLGLWADEQIIPLGRITDFIHAQGGRVGIQLAHAGRKASTYAPWRGKGAVAHEYGGWGVIGPDTQAFAPVFHTPNAMTADDIGRVTQDFVAAAQRAEIAGFDVVEIHAAHGYLLHQFMSPLSNSRTDDYGGSFENRTRFLMDVVRAVRGGWPMHKPLFVRVSATDWAGSGWDLEQTVRLAGLLEREGVDVLDVSSGGLTTEQQITPAPGYQVPFATAVKDAVRDLDVMAVGMIESPQQAEDILQKGQADLIALGRPFLGDPHWAWHAAQQLGVTPDVAAQYQRGNRLD
- a CDS encoding ABC transporter ATP-binding protein codes for the protein MRRVTPASPPALEALDLRHSFGALTVLHGVSLQVQPGEVVAVTGPSGSGKSTLLHLLGGLDVPDAGEVWWAGERADTLDTQARAVRRAGRVGLVFQHHYLLEDLSVLDNVLIPMRLAGQRDPARAHALLARVGLAGREAAFPGVLSGGERQRVAVARALASGPAVVLADEPTGSLDRANATTVAALLVALAREEGAGVLLVTHDDRLAGYADRVLHLLDGRFTDELPVYG
- a CDS encoding Crp/Fnr family transcriptional regulator, giving the protein MHRVSELKQNPLFLNVPEDALREAARVVTRRQFGVGDVVLEQQTAGEALHLLVSGAVRVSRVGPGSHGRVMGDVYAPGVIGETAVLGGGERSATVVALTDVTTLMLYRSHFKQLLVRHPQVLWNLSAMLVARVTALNDELIAFGLNTEAALSHVFSGQYRQRVAAGVPDPATLPLSITDIMLRVSASRETVVRVLRKLERQHFLTMTAHNITLLDPQGIEEVILDELNALD
- a CDS encoding fumarylacetoacetate hydrolase family protein is translated as MRLVRMMWNGEAHWGEVDGEAVQFTRGMGGPRTGDSAPLDEAALLPPAEPSKIVCVGRNYLDHIRELGNDKGDLPTEPGIFLKGPNALAEPGGTVDAPEWSDNFHFEGELALVIGTRARHLTPENALAAVAGYTCGLDLTARDRQKTDLQWFRAKAADRFCPLGPWLETDFDPSDVRVQTRVNGETKQDSRTSLMIFDVPAILAYVTRFVTLEPGDVVLTGTPEGVGPVKAGDTVEVDVEGIGVLVTRIG
- the pnp gene encoding polyribonucleotide nucleotidyltransferase, which codes for MIGKTYTTMLGERELSIETGKLAKLVSGSVTLRYGDTMLLVTAQARDDKSTLDFLPLTVEFEERHYAVGKIPGSFHRREGRPGEKAILGARITDRQIRPLFPKGYRHETQVIITVISADGQNAPDVLGPVGASAALSLSDIPWAGPTACVRVGQVDGQYVINPTAEQLTRSPMDLVVAGTRDAVMMVEAGAQNASEDDLVGAIEFAHAEMQGVISLIETMREEMGQEKFNFLEETDLTTDLVPELTEKAKAGGLKDALLTVKKKDRSARTKALRDGIIAGYEPDPDADGAKERITALKNAFNKVEKQELRRLILEDDLRADGRDSKTVRPIWIEARPLPRAHGSAIFTRGETQVLGVTTLGTERDEILVDDLSAEDNDKFLLHYNFPPYSTGEVKRMGGQSRREIGHGNLAKRAIRAVLPSFEEFPYVIRIVGEVLESNGSSSMATVCAGTLSLMDAGVPIKAPVAGVAMGLVMEGDKYRVLTDILGLEDALGDMDFKVCGTAEGVTALQMDIKVGGITPQIMREALAQARDGRLHILGKMAEVLAAPRPELSPTAPRIISLKINPELIGKVIGPGGKQIRELEAMGAQITVEEDGTVRVFSAESASAEAVRDRIMSITREAKAGEEFDGTVVKTTPFGAFINLYPGQDGMLHISQMSEERVNAVEDVMNVGDKLRVKIVAVDDRGKIDLIRPELEGKIAPREARPPRSGGGDRGGRPPRRD